DNA sequence from the Brevundimonas sp. NIBR10 genome:
GTCGGCGAATACAGGGTCCGCATCTGGGCCGAGCCGCGCGCCGGGCCGTTGATCGCCATCGGCGTGTTGGGCGTGATCCGCCGGTTGAAGGTCGAGGTCTGGCTGTAGGCCCAGGTGCCGGTCGTGCCGCGAGACACCTCGATGATGCCGACGCCGTGGCATTCGATCTCGCGGTCCACCTCGACCTGGCTGGTCCGGGCGCCGCCGACGACGGTCAGGGTTCCGCCGGCGTGCAGGTATTGCTCGGTGACGTTCTCGTGGTTGATGCACAGGATGCCGCGACCGTTGGCGCTGTCGTCGCGCGTCCCGGCGGCGCTCAAGCCGAAGAAATACATCCCGTCATGGTGGTCACCCGCGCGCTGGGCGAAGTTGGTGTCATTGCCCTGGTTGCCGAAGGCGGGGACGCCCGGGGCGATCGGGTCGCCGAGCGCGTACAGGACCGAGACCGTATAGCCGGCCGGCACCGTGACCACGTCGTTCAGAAGCTTGGGAACGGCCGTAAAGTCCAGGGTCGCCGGATTGACCGTCACGGTGGTGCTGGCGATGGCCAGCTGATTGTTGTTGCCCGGCGAGGTGAAGGCGAAGACCAGCGGGGTCGAGGTGGCCACGGCCGGGGCGATGAAGCTGGCGTTGTTGGTGTTCGGGTTGGTCAGGGTGACCGTGGGGCCTGAGACCTGAACCCACTGGACGCTGGTGGCATTGGTCGCCGTACCCATCAGGTTGACGTTCTTGCCCGTCGTGGTCGTCGCCGCGGCCCCGGCCGACACAGTGACGTTCGACTGAGGCTCGCCGCCGTCGCTGTCGCAGGCCGACAAGCCAAACAGGCCCGCCACCGCCGCCATGCCGCCCAGGATCTGGCGACGCGAGTTCCGGGCGTGGATGATGTCGTCGATGTGCGGATTGGACGAGAAATTGACGCAGATGTCGCCGTCGTCGTGGGTTCCGGCGCGCTTCAGCTCGGTCATGGTGGTCTCCCCCTGGATGTCAGGAGGTCACGGGTATCCGAAGTGTTTGAGGAAGATGCGTCAGGTTTCTTACTGTTTTGTATTGCGAACAATTCTCAAAAAAGGCTTTGAATACAGTCATTCCGTGGCCGGAACATCGTCACAGTCAGCTCAAGCAGCGATCGACGCAGATCCTGGCCAGTACCTCGGCGGAATCCACAAGGGGAACAGTCACATCTGCGGCGGCCAGCAACAGCGGAACCTCCGTGCACCCCGCAATCACCGAACGTGCACCCAGATCGATCAGCCCTTGGGCCAGGGACCGCATCGCTGCCCGCTGGTCGGTGCCGGCATCGCCGCTCTTGACCGCATAGATGCAGTCCATGAAGCCGGTTCGCGCGTCGCCCTGCATCAGCACGGGCTCCAGACCCGCGTCGGTGAGGGCCTGTCGATACAGAGCCTCGCCACCCGGCGTCGCGAGGATGCCGATCCGCGTCGCCCCGGTCGCGCTCGCGACCGCCACCGTCTCGGCGATCATGTCGATGAAGGGCAGGCCGGCGGCCTCTACGCCCGCCTTCTGGGCATGGGCGGTGTTGCAGGGCATGGCCAGGATATCGGCACCGGCCGCCTTGAGACGCAGAGCCATGGTCGCCAGTTCCGCCTCGGCCTCGCCCGGCCGGGTGTTTCGGTCGGGCACCTGGGGGTTCATGTCCATCAGGACGCGGATGTGGTCGGCATCGCCCTGAGCCGGGGTCAGGGCCTGGACCTGGGCCAAAAAGGCCACCGTCGCGGCCGGGCCCATGCCGCCTAGAACCCCGAGAGTTTTCACGGTCGCGTCTCCGGGCGATCATCGCCGACGCCGGTCTATCGCCGTCAGGAACCGTCTGTCCATCGGCGCGGGAGCCAAGTCTAGAGTGTCGCCAATCTCGGAGTCAGCAGAATGGTCGTCGAACTTCTCGCCTTGTCAGCCCTCGCCGTGGCTCAGGTCCGCGCGGAGCATCCATGGTTCAACATCGGGATGCATCGTGTGAGCGACACCGCTGATCGGTCACTCTTGATCAGCGACCCACAGCCCGGTCGGGCCGGCGTCACGACCGTTTACCGGCTGGATCTGATGCCCAGTCCGCTCGTATCCAATGGCCATGTGTTTGACGCCGTGGGTCAGAAGGTCGAGGTCGACTGCCGCGCGCGGACCCTGGGCGCGAGCCACATCCTGCTGATGATGTCGGGCGACGACCCGTTTCAGTCTCCGCGCCCGTTCGAGATCGTGTCGGACAGCGGCCCGCTGGAAGTCTCGATGGCCGCGCCCGCCGCTGAGACTTGGCCGGCTGTGGTCGTCGAAGCCGCCTGTGATCCCGAGGCCTTCCGCAAGCCCGAACCCGCCTCCAGCTGGGGTATAGCCCTCGGCTCTGCGCGCATAGCGTGGGCTTTGGACGGTGCGATCGGACAGTAGATTAAAGCTGCGGACCGATTTCTGAGCCATAGCCGAACAGGCCCTGGGCCCCGCCGGTGTGCAGGAAGACGACGGTCTCGTTCTCGAAACGGCCGGCGCGGGCCAGGGCGATCAGACCCTTCATCGCCTTGCCGGTGTAGACGGGGTCCAGCACGATGGCGTCGGTGCGCGCCGCCAGCACCAGGGCGTCGATCACCGCCTGATCGACCAGGCCGTAGCCCTCGCCGACATAGTCGCAGTCGGCGACGACCATGTCATCGGTCACCGCATCGGGGCGGCCCAGCAGGGCTGCGGTTTCGCGCGCCAGCTTGAGGACGTTCGCCTCCTGCTTTTCCTTCGGTGCCCGGACGCCGATGCCCAGCACCGGGATGTCGGCCCCCATGACGGCCAGACCGGCCACCAGTCCGGCGTGGGTTCCGGCACTGCCGGTCGCGGTCACGATCCGGTCGATCGGCATGTCCAGTTCATCGGCCTGGACCACGATCTCGCGCGCGCAATCGACATAGCCCAGGGCACCGATGGCGTTCGATCCGCCGCCGGGGATCACATAGGGCTTCCCGCCGCGCTTCCTGACATCGGCGGCCGTGGTTTCGAGCTCGGCGACCATGTCGGACCCGCCCGGCACGCGCCGGATCGTGGCCCCGAACAGCCGGTCCATCAGGACGTTGCCGTTCCAGACATAGTCCTCGGCCTTCGACCCCGTCCGTTCCTCCAGGATGATCTCGCAATTCAGGCCGTGGGCCGCGGCGGCCGCGGCCGTCTGGCGCACGTGGTTGGACTGGACCGCGCCCTGGGTCACGAGGGTGTCGACACCCTCGACCATGGCCTGACCCAGCAGGAACTCCAGCTTCCGGGTCTTGTTGCCGCCCCCGGCCAGGCCGGTGCAGTCGTCGCGCTTGATCCAGAGCTCTACGCCCAGCGCCTCGGACAGACGCGGCAGAGGCTCCAGCGGGGTCGGCAGATGAGCCAGGCGGACGCGGGGAAAGCGGGCGAGATGCATGGGGGACGCTCCGGGTCGGGGCCCCGTGCTTAGCCCGTCAGGAGGGCGGCGCGAAGGCCTTTCAGGCGCTGCCCTTGGCCGTAAGCGCGTCACGCAGCAGTTCCACGACCCGGGCCGCGGACGGCGCATTCTCGGCCATCAGATCGGTCAGGGCCCGACCGGTCGCGGGCTCGATCCGGGGGCTGGCCATGCTCCATCCGGCGAAGGTTCGGGCCTCGATCGGATAGCGGTCGAGCAGTTTCAGATCGCGATGACGGGGATCGCTTTCAAGCCGACGCAGCAGGGCATCCAGCCTTTCGCCCTGACCCTCGACGACCTGGACATATCTCTCCTCGTGCGCCGCCAGGGCACCGGTCAGGCCGTCCCGATCATTGTTGCGCTGCGACTCCGCCAGGATGGTCGCCAGGTTGAGCAGCGATCCCGTCGAGCCCGTGGCACGGCTTTCGTAGACGAGGCGTTCGAGGCGGTGGGGCATGGACTCACTCGGACTGAACAGAAACGGAAATTACTGGCGGCGAGACTAGACCTCGCAAATAGCTGTTTCCAAGAGGAAAAATGCAGGGTGTCCAGTCTGTACGGCGGCTGACACGGGCGCAAATCCTAGCGCTTGAAGGCGCGAGGTGACGTTGGACCCGTTTCGCCGCTAGCGTGGCCGCAGACCCACGGAGCCCGCCATGACGCTGGAACGCACACGCCGCGCCGACTATCGCCGCTTCGAGCCGATCGAGACGCGGTGGTCGGACAACGACGTCTATGGCCACGTCAACAACGTCGTCTACTACGCCTGGTTCGACACGGCGGTGAACCGGATGCTGATCGCCGAGGGGTTGCTGGATATCCAGGGCGGCGACGAAAGCATCGGCCTCGTGGTCGAGACGGGCTGTCGGTATTTCGCCTCGACCGCCTTTCCCGACGCGATCACGGCCGGGATCCGGGTGGCCAAGCTGGGCACCTGCAGCGTCCGCTACGAGATAGGCCTGTTCCGGGGTGACGAGGACGAGGCGGCGGCGGTCGGCTTCTTCGTCCACG
Encoded proteins:
- a CDS encoding amino acid racemase; translation: MKTLGVLGGMGPAATVAFLAQVQALTPAQGDADHIRVLMDMNPQVPDRNTRPGEAEAELATMALRLKAAGADILAMPCNTAHAQKAGVEAAGLPFIDMIAETVAVASATGATRIGILATPGGEALYRQALTDAGLEPVLMQGDARTGFMDCIYAVKSGDAGTDQRAAMRSLAQGLIDLGARSVIAGCTEVPLLLAAADVTVPLVDSAEVLARICVDRCLS
- a CDS encoding D-cysteine desulfhydrase — its product is MHLARFPRVRLAHLPTPLEPLPRLSEALGVELWIKRDDCTGLAGGGNKTRKLEFLLGQAMVEGVDTLVTQGAVQSNHVRQTAAAAAAHGLNCEIILEERTGSKAEDYVWNGNVLMDRLFGATIRRVPGGSDMVAELETTAADVRKRGGKPYVIPGGGSNAIGALGYVDCAREIVVQADELDMPIDRIVTATGSAGTHAGLVAGLAVMGADIPVLGIGVRAPKEKQEANVLKLARETAALLGRPDAVTDDMVVADCDYVGEGYGLVDQAVIDALVLAARTDAIVLDPVYTGKAMKGLIALARAGRFENETVVFLHTGGAQGLFGYGSEIGPQL
- a CDS encoding BLUF domain-containing protein: MPHRLERLVYESRATGSTGSLLNLATILAESQRNNDRDGLTGALAAHEERYVQVVEGQGERLDALLRRLESDPRHRDLKLLDRYPIEARTFAGWSMASPRIEPATGRALTDLMAENAPSAARVVELLRDALTAKGSA
- a CDS encoding thioesterase family protein, producing MTLERTRRADYRRFEPIETRWSDNDVYGHVNNVVYYAWFDTAVNRMLIAEGLLDIQGGDESIGLVVETGCRYFASTAFPDAITAGIRVAKLGTCSVRYEIGLFRGDEDEAAAVGFFVHVYVDRETRRPKALGEAMRAFLTRLT